A stretch of the Capsicum annuum cultivar UCD-10X-F1 chromosome 10, UCD10Xv1.1, whole genome shotgun sequence genome encodes the following:
- the LOC107855211 gene encoding alpha carbonic anhydrase 7, translating to MRQQKYLSVLVILFFVIFFCGTSIRAQEVEDEREFDYGEKSEKGPKMWGELKKEWEACKNGEMQSPIDMSHERVRIIRKPEKRHYKLCNATVKNRGHDISLQWHGDAGSVLINGTNYPLQQAHWHSPSEHTVNGRRYEMEMHMVHFNENATNTIAVTAVLYKFGKPDRFLSKLIRNISSMIDKKDEVKNAGMVNPREIKIGSRKYYRYMGSLTVPPCTEGVIWTIKKKVRTVSRDQVKMLREAVHDYAERNVRPLQSINKRPIYLMAPEDTA from the exons ATGAGGCAGCAAAAATATTTATCAGTTTTGGTCATTCTTTTTTTTGTTATCTTCTTCTGTGGTACATCCATTAGAGCTCAAGAAGTTG AGGATGAGAGGGAATTTGATTATGGTGAAAAAAGTGAGAAAGGTCCAAAAATGTGGGGAGAATTGAAGAAAGAATGGGAAGCTTGCAAGAATGGCGAAATGCAATCGCCTATTGATATGTCTCATGAAAGAGTTAGAATTATTCGAAAACCAGAAAAAAGACATTACAAGTTATGTAATGCTACTGTCAAAAATAGAGGCCACGACATTTCG TTACAATGGCATGGTGATGCTGGATCAGTTTTGATAAATGGCACAAATTATCCTTTACAACAAGCCCATTGGCACTCTCCTTCTGAGCACACTGTCAATGGTAGAAG ATATGAGATGGAAATGCACATGGTTCACTTCAACGAAAATGCAACAAATACAATTGCTGTGACTGCAGTTCTATACAAATTTGGCAAACCTGATCGATTTCTCTCCAAG TTGATAAGAAATATATCATCTATGATTGACAAAAAAGACGAAGTGAAAAATGCTGGCATGGTTAATCCAAGAGAAATCAAGATTGGTAGCAGAAAATACTATAGATATATGGGTTCACTTACTGTTCCTCCTTGCACTGAAGGTGTCATTTGGACCATTAAGAAAAAG GTGCGGACTGTTTCAAGAGATCAAGTTAAAATGCTTCGAGAAGCAGTTCATGAT TATGCTGAAAGGAATGTAAGGCCATTGCAATCTATCAACAAGAGACCAATTTATCTTATGGCTCCAGAGGACACTGCTTGA